The Podospora bellae-mahoneyi strain CBS 112042 chromosome 7, whole genome shotgun sequence genome includes a window with the following:
- a CDS encoding hypothetical protein (EggNog:ENOG503P00V): MTTELQVDAEVTLSPPSTFLSPCSKFRILVLGNPEATKQELFSKVFGVELEKRLVSDTFDPKHNIESELDLQGQNDRLAVHASPNFLNGDQKNYNRVLEFLSRRSASADYTEHVHMIWYCVSTNEEDRGISDLEKHFFTQDIISVHIPVVLVYTKYDEFVSRVMLEWMKGAGSTERGVSKVAVGHILKDISSKKFEEDIGRNWNMILPFSIPRVCVSSGDEDDDIRSFQQLANSTLASLKGEADVKLAFATAQRSSPVISTQFCAEAATDYYEVDTGHARKIHGVDMRDILPNFFAKAAQIFNLRDPSSVLTDPLLLNRILDSTFGTHQKPLLAESLRRSGTESGSILLSLSPHERAVLLTQALAGIVLFLHMLADSQWPHAETLPTSAPLSPGYTFSTPTTPHFPSHSGSVNTDLSQRQISRELEDLRLGTGKSILLDTIESSSIFTECQLKQDISELILKAVTLAEKSEITGAGENNYRFAYHQHHDAMFLEGGYGGDEDGVGKGTAMGDSLSAADMIRDMSMTFVNDNNELREGTAREGKVKLACGLTILPLN; encoded by the exons ATGACCACCGAACTGCAAGTTGATGCCGAGGTGACACTCTCACCTCCATCCACCTTCCTATCACCATGCTCAAAGTTCCGCATCCTGGTGCTGGGTAATCCAGAAGCTACCAAACAGGAGCTGTTTTCCAAGGTTTTTGGAGTCGAGCTTGAAAAG AGACTAGTCTCAGACACATTTGATCCCAAACACAACATCGAGTCCGAGTTGGATCTCCAAGGCCAGAACGACCGTCTGGCTGTTCACGCCTCGCCAAATTTTCTGAACGGCGATCAGAAGAATTACAACCGAGTGCTTGAGTTCTTGTCCAGGAGATCGGCCTCCGCCGACTACACCGAGCATGTACACATGATTTGGTACTGTGTATCAACCAACGAGGAAGATCGAGGCATCTCGGATCTGGAGAAGCACTTTTTCACACAAGACATCATCTCGGTCCACATCCCAGTCGTGTTGGTGTACACCAAATACGATGAGTTTGTGAGCCGTGTCATGTTGGAGTGGATGAAAGGGGCTGGATCTACCGAACGCGGTGTTTCCAAGGTTGCGGTTGGCCATATTCTCAAAGACATATCTTCCAAGAAGTTTGAAGAGGATATTGGCCGCAATTGGAACATGATACTCCCGTTCTCTATTCCGCGAGTCTGTGTGTCTTCtggtgacgaggatgatgatattCGCAGCTTTCAACAGCTGGCAAACAGTACATTAGCCAGCTTGAAGGGAGAGGCGGACGTCAAGCTTGCTTTTGCCACGGCACAGAGAAGTTCCCCCGTCATCTCGACCCAAT TCTGCGCCGAAGCAGCCACAGACTACTACGAGGTCGACACTGGCCACGCCCGCAAGATCCACGGCGTCGACATGCgcgacatcctccccaacttcTTCGCCAAAGCCGCCCAGATCTTCAACCTCCGTGACCCCTCCTCGGTCCTCACCGACCCCTTACTCCTCAACCGCATCCTCGACTCAACCTTTGGCACCCACCAAAAGCCCCTCCTGGCCGAGTCCCTCCGAAGAAGCGGGACCGAATCCGGCAGCATCCTGCTCTCGCTCTCTCCTCACGAACGCGCAGTGTTGCTGACCCAAGCCCTCGCCGGTATCGTTCTTTTCCTACACATGCTCGCCGACAGCCAATGGCCCCACGCCGAGACGTTACCTACATCAGCCCCCTTATCACCAGGGTACACCTTTTCCAcgcccacaaccccccactTCCCATCCCACTCCGGCTCCGTCAACACAGACCTCAGCCAGCGGCAAATCTCGCGCGAGCTGGAGGACCTCCGGCTCGGGACGGGAAAGTCCATCCTGCTCGACACGATCGAGTCCTCGTCCATCTTCACCGAGTGTCAGCTGAAGCAGGACATCTCCGAGCTGATCCTCAAGGCGGTCACGCTGGCGGAAAAGTCAGAGATCACCGGCGCGGGGGAGAATAACTACCGGTTTGCGtaccatcaacatcatgacGCCATGTTCTTGGAGGGGGGCTacgggggtgatgaggatggggtggggaaggggacgGCGATGGGGGATAGCTTGAGCGCGGCCGACATGATTAGGGATATGTCCATGACGTTTGTGAATGATAACAATGAGCTCAGGGAGgggacggcgagggaggggaaggtgaagCTGGCGTGTGGGTTGACGATTTTGCCTTTGAATTGA
- a CDS encoding hypothetical protein (EggNog:ENOG503NYID; COG:S) yields the protein MKSFFLASVLAVVASAIPMPAPAPPGIPSKSTAQTQLNALTVQANYDNGGYNRDLFPHWNTVSGACNTRETVLKRDGTNVVTNSACASTSGTWYSPFDGATWTAASDVDIDHMVPLKNAWISGAYQWTAAKRTQFANDLNTPQLWAVTDNVNQAKSDKSPDSWKPPLTSFYCTYAKSWVAVKYSYGLSITSAEKSALTSMINTC from the exons ATGAagtccttcttcctcgcttCGGTCCTCGCGGTGGTGGCGTCTGCCATCCCCATGCCCGCCCCTGCTCCT CCTGGAATCCCTTCCAAGTCTACTGCCCAGACCCAGCTCAACGCCTTGACTGTCCAGGCCAACTATGACAACGGCGGTTACAACCGTGACCTCTTCCCTCACTGGAACACCGTTTCAGGCGCTTGCAACACTCG CGAGACCGTCCTCAAGCGTGACGGCACCAACGTCGTCACCAACTCGGCTTGCGCCTCCACCTCGGGAACATGGTACTCTCCCTTTGACGGCGCGACCTGGACTGCCGCCTCCGACGTCGACATTGACCACATGGTCCCCCTCAAGAACGCCTGGATCTCGGGCGCCTACCAGTGGACCGCCGCCAAGCGGACCCAGTTCGCCAAcgacctcaacaccccccagcTGTGGGCCGTCACCGACAACGTCAACCAGGCAAAGAGCGACAAGAGCCCCGACTCGTGGAAGCCCCCCCTCACCAGCTTCTACTGCACCTACGCCAAGAGCTGGGTCGCCGTCAAGTACTCTTATGGTCTGAGCATCACCAGCGCTGAGAAGAGCGCTCTTACCAGCATGATCAACACTTGCTAA
- a CDS encoding hypothetical protein (EggNog:ENOG503P1HK) has translation MKRILLLCFIHGFKGDDDTFGNFPKHLQDIITNNLPDHEVASVVYPKYETKGELAQSTAAFLEWLKERVMDLRKTHLDNPWPPNDRSVGVILVAHSMGGFVASDCLFRILDERRQDENASGPMFPLIQGILAFDTPYNGLARSMFVYGAFSNYQKVSNVFNVMTALSAAAPATLSRLASKRAVGVATGRIVKRSSSPAWKAWQLIAMRTGTVGVIAAGGVAAYMHRKKIIEGMRTVRSLTKEDVIQGYQQSVDALGQGLAYVNRGNIGESFAYLSDHFTFVGSLLKQNELNRRLERLASLRGVGFSDVFASLGENGKWSGGYFVPERTFCAIPAKDHPAEHLFTRHVIEGAKDEIVAHINLFKPDKNKEYEKMTNDAAQLVINWFNDDAEIWDDPKFAEPIPAESEETQEIAKAVDEEGVAKPPEEAVEIATGEEDQETADDDVPDESPIDIAATATLVPLPDDLDGNEGGEKTEASEQKKAYLRHLFGVAQETSTTLRSYLPSKLPSVEMPKMSMPTMPSVGMPSMPSMPSMSIPTRINLFASKKSSDTGSTTAPKTPEDGGMPTGVGEAKNDESDGDASSGGARPGVVGPVAGGDGITVPK, from the exons ATGAAGAGGATTTTACTGCTTTGTTTTATTCACGGCTTCAAG GGGGACGACGACACGTTTGGCAACttccccaaacacctccaagatatcatcaccaacaacctacCGGATCACGAGGTTGCCTCTGTTGTCTATCCCAAATATGAGACCAAAGGCGAGCTTGCGCAAAGCACCGCTGCCTTTCTGGAATG GCTCAAGGAGCGCGTGATGGACTTGCGCAAGACCCATCTCGACAATCCATGGCCGCCCAACGATCGTAGCGTTGGTGTTATTCTGGTGGCTCATTCCATGGG TGGCTTTGTCGCCAGCGACTGCCTCTTCCGCATCCTCGATGAACGACGACAAGACGAGAACGCGTCCGGTCCCATGTTTCCGCTCATTCAAGGCATACTCGCATTCGACACGCCCTACAACGGCCTTGCGCGTTCTATGTTCGTGTACGGCGCCTTTTCCAACTACCAGAAAGTGAGCAATGTGTTCAACGTCATGACGGCTCTCTCGGCTGCCGCACCAGCCACCCTCTCACGCCTCGCCTCCAAACGTGCCGTTGGCGTTGCTACAGGCCGCATCGTCAAGAGATCGTCCAGTCCCGCGTGGAAGGCCTGGCAGCTCATCGCCATGCGCACGGGAACCGTCGGCGTCATTGCTGCTGGCGGAGTGGCCGCCTACATGCACCGCAAAAAGATCATCGAGGGCATGCGTACGGTGCGGAGCCTGACCAAGGAGGACGTGATCCAGGGCTACCAGCAGTCCGTTGATGCGCTCGGTCAGGGGCTCGCGTACGTCAACAGGGGCAACATTGGCGAGTCCTTTGCGTACCTGTCGGACCACTTCACTTTTGTAGGCTCTCTGCTGAAGCAGAATGAGCTCAATCGTCGACTCGAGCGGCTCGCTTCCCTGAGGGGGGTCGGCTTTTCGGATGTGTTTGCGTCTCTCGGCGAAAATGGGAAATGGAGCGGAGGCTACTTCGTGCCGGAGCGAACATTCTGTGCCATACCGGCCAAAGACCACCCGGCGGAACATCTGTTCACGAGACATGTTATCGAAGGGGCCAAAGACGAGATTGTAGCACACATCAACCTTTTCAAACCCGATAAGAACAAGGAGTATGAGAAGATGACCAACGACGCCGCACAGCTTGTTATCAACTGGTTCAATGATGATGCCGAGATCTGGGATGATCCAAAGTTTGCAGAGCCCATCCCGGCCGAGTCGGAAGAGACACAGGAGATTGCTAAAGCcgtcgatgaggagggagtagCGAAACCACccgaggaggcggttgagaTAGCTAcaggcgaggaggaccaAGAGACGGCAGACGACGATGTCCCTGATGAATCGCCCATCGACATCGCCGCGACCGCCACGCTGGTCCCTCTACCGGATGACTTGGACGGCAACGAGGGCGGGGAAAAGACCGAGGCTAgcgagcaaaagaaggccTATCTGCGGCATCTGTTCGGCGTTGCTCAAGAAACGAGCACCACTCTGCGGTCGTATCTGCCGTCGAAACTACCATCGGTCGAGATGCCCAAGATGTCGATGCCGACCATGCCCAGTGTCGGCATGCCCAGTATGCCTTCGATGCCCAGCATGTCGATACCCACGAGAATCAACTTGTTTGCGTCCAAGAAGTCGTCCGATACCGGGTCCACGACCGCACCCAAGACTCCCGAGGACGGCGGCATGCCAACAGGGGTTGGCGAAGCTAAGAATGACGAaagtgatggtgatgccagCAGCGGGGGGGCTCGACCAGGGGTCGTCGGTCCAGTtgcaggtggtgatgggatcACGGTGCCAAAGTGA
- a CDS encoding hypothetical protein (EggNog:ENOG503NYU5; COG:S) gives MSVRLGTPETQPLLISVTDEGHHYHTCLPATSDSPADSADEDDAFLGSYNHHNRGNDEPIIIDFNPSGDPENPLEWPTPFKWAIVFILAFMAFTVTMTCISLVPLATEIVADLSPPGSTPSKSSSVLLVTIWELGEAAGPLFIAPLSEMYGRYPVMNVCNIIFILATIMTATSQSVTSLVVARMLTGCVVAGNVLNPAIVGDMFISEQRGSPVSLVYLAPLVGGAVAPLIGSALAEMIGWRKVIWMTAGLASLGELMFLLCFRETYKVAILRKRAKRWGKGYKTAVDYEEEVKLRVEGEQKGLTGQQGVWKKLGDAVMRPAHVLLGSGVLMAMSLFGAVVFAFYYVMSTTLADILQDVYGLSPMAVGSCYASFTIGSTVSVLLCNHCLDRIYIRMRHTHKGVGKPEFRLPLTIIGAFALPVAVAAYGWIPEWKLPLLLLLFSVSLLGSCLMLAMIPLMTYIVDAFGIYSASALTGVMVTRCLCGTFLPLTTAPLMERFGYGWAFSILAGGTLMLAPIPILMMRYGSKWRQRSKYSREE, from the exons ATGAGCGTACGCCTCGGAACCCCGGAAACTCAACCTCTACTCATCAGTGTGACGGACGAAGGTCACCATTATCACACCTGTCTACCTGCTACGTCGGACTCACCTGCCGATTCCGCCGACGAAGATGACGCCTTCCTCGGGTCTTATAACCATCACAACAGGGGCAACGATGAGCCGATAATCATCGATTTTAATCCCTCTGGGGACCCAGAAAACCCGCTGGAATGGCCGACACCGTTCAAATGGGCTATTGTGTTCATCCTGGCCTTTATGGCTTTTACTGT CACAATGACTTGTATTTCACTCGTCCCTCTGGCGACCGAGATTGTCGCAGACCTTTCGCCGCCAGGAAGCACGCCCAGCAAATCATCTTCTGTCCTTCTCGTGACGATCTGGGAGCTGGGCGAAGCCGCTGGCCCGCTGTTCATCGCACCGCTCTCGGAAATGTACGGCCGGTACCCAGTCATGAACGTCTGCAACATCATTTTCATCCTGGCCACCATCATGACGGCCACCTCACAGTCTGTCACGAGCTTGGTTGTTGCGCGGATGCTGACGGGGTGTGTGGTTGCTGGCAACGTGCTTAACCCGGCCATTGTGGGCGACATGTTCATTTCTGAGCAGAGAGGAAGTCCCGTGTCGTTGGTTTATCTGGCGCCGCTTGTCGGCGGAGCGGTAGCCCCGTTGATTGGCAGTGCGCTTGCTGAGATGATCgggtggaggaaggtgatTTGGATGACAGCTGGACTGGCGTCGCTGGGGGAACTCATGTTCCTGTTGTGCTTCAGGGAGACATACAAGGTGGCCATTTTGAGGAAACGGGCAAAGAGATGGGGCAAGGGGTACAAGACAGCGGTGGATTACGAAGAGGAAGTTAAGCTCAGGGTCGAAGGAGAACAGAAAGGACTCACTGGCCAACAGGGGGTGTGGAAGAAGCTAGGTGATGCGGTCATGAGGCCGGCCCATGTTCTTCTTGGGAGCGGTGTGCTGATGGCCATGAGCTTGTTTGGAGCGGTGGTTTTTGCGTTTTATTATGTGATGAGCACCACGCTGGCGGATATTTTGCAGGATGTTTATGGGTTGTCACCGATGGCGGTTGGGAGCTGCTATGCCAGTTTCA CAATTGGATCTACAGTCAGTGTCCTGCTATGCAATCACTGCCTTGACAGAATTTACATCCGCATGCGACACACCCACAAGGGAGTTGGCAAGCCGGAATTCCGCCTTCCATTGACCATCATTGGAGCTTTTGCTCTCCCCGTCGCGGTGGCAGCTTATGGCTGGATCCCCGAGTGGAagctccctcttctcttgttGCTCTTTTCAGTCAGCTTGCTCGGCAGTTGTCTCATGCTGGCCATGATCCCCCTCATGACATACATTGTCGACGCTTTTGGCATATACTCGGCCTCGGCGCTGACAGGAGTCATGGTGACGAGGTGTCTCTGTGGCACCTTCCTTCCTCTTACGACGGCTCCGTTGATGGAGAGATTTGGGTACGGGTGGGCTTTCAGCATCCTGGCGGGTGGCACTCTAATGCTGGCCCCCATTCCGATTCTGATGATGAGATATGGTTCAAAGTGGCGGCAGCGCTCAAAGTACAGCCGTGAAGAGTGA